The proteins below are encoded in one region of Telopea speciosissima isolate NSW1024214 ecotype Mountain lineage chromosome 10, Tspe_v1, whole genome shotgun sequence:
- the LOC122644011 gene encoding mogroside IE synthase-like, whose amino-acid sequence MEKMKEEGAGDETHVLLFPFPAQGHINPMLQFCKRLASKGLKVTIAMTLFTIKSAHNKVSNNVRVEAISDGFDEGGIKEAESPGAYLERFEVVGSQSLAELIEKQESCDSPFRCLIYDSVLPWALEVAKRFGLVTATFFTQSCANDAIYYNVKKGLLSIPVEGPTVSLPGLPILGIHDLPSFIYNWGSYPHFLDVCLNQFKNVEKADCLLLNTFDKLEDEVLKWMSKIYAIKTIGPTVPSIYLDKRVEDDKDYGLSLFESSMETCMDWLNMREAGSVIYVSFGSVSELGEEQMEELAFGLRNSNHYFLWVVRKSEENKLPKSLVDEDKYFEKGLVVAWCSQLEVLAHKAVGCFMTHCGWNSTTEAVSLGVPMIAMPQWTDQTMNAKFVVDVWEVGVRVKLDEKGIVRREEIEKCVKEVMDQGDRGEMIKRNAFRWKMLAKEAVDEGGSSDKNIEEFVVSLLCA is encoded by the exons atgGAGAAAATGAAGGAAGAGGGTGCAGGGGATGAAACCCATGTTTTACTTTTCCCATTTCCAGCTCAAGGCCACATAAACCCAATGCTGCAATTCTGTAAGCGTTTAGCCTCAAAGGGACTCAAAGTTACCATAGCCATGACCCTCTTCACCATCAAGTCTGCACACAATAAAGTCAGCAATAATGTTAGAGTTGAAGCTATATCTGATGGCTTTGATGAAGGTGGCATTAAGGAAGCTGAAAGCCCAGGTGCTTATCTTGAGCGTTTCGAGGTCGTAGGTTCACAAAGCTTAGCTGAACTAATCGAGAAACAAGAAAGCTGTgattcccctttcaggtgtctCATCTATGACTCTGTTTTACCTTGGGCACTAGAAGTAGCCAAGCGATTTGGCTTGGTCACAGCTACCTTCTTCACTCAGTCTTGTGCCAATGATGCCATCTACTACAATGTGAAGAAAGGGTTGTTGAGTATTCCTGTAGAAGGACCCACTGTCTCCCTACCTGGATTGCCAATACTAGGAATCCATGATCTACCATCCTTCATCTATAACTGGGGTTCATATCCACATTTTCTAGATGTTTGTttgaatcagttcaaaaatgtTGAGAAAGCAGATTGTCTCCTCCTTAACACATTTGACAAGTTGGAAGATGAG GTACTGAAATGGATGTCAAAGATATATGCAATCAAGACAATTGGACCAACTGTGCCATCAATTTATCTGGACAAACGGGTAGAAGATGACAAAGATTATGGTCTGAGTCTTTTTGAGTCAAGCATGGAGACCTGCATGGATTGGTTAAATATGAGAGAAGCTGGATCTGTTATTTATGTATCCTTTGGGAGCGTTTCTGAACTTGGAGAGGAGCAGATGGAGGAACTAGCATTTGGTTTGAGGAATAGCAATCATTATTTCTTATGGGTAGTGAGGAAATCTGAGGAAAACAAGCTCCCTAAGAGTTTGGTTGATGAGGATAAGTACTTCGAGAAAGGGTTGGTAGTAGCATGGTGTTCTCAATTGGAGGTGTTGGCTCACAAAGCAGTAGGATGTTTCATGACTCACTGTGGATGGAACTCGACAACCGAGGCTGTGAGTTTGGGGGTGCCGATGATCGCGATGCCACAATGGACAGATCAAACCATGAATGCAAAGTTTGTGGTGGATGTATGGGAAGTAGGAGTAAGAGTTAAATTGGATGAGAAGGGGATTGTTAGGAGGGAAGAGATAGAGAAATGTGTAAAGGAAGTTATGGATCAGGGAGATAGAGGAGAAATGATTAAGAGAAATGCTTTTAGGTGGAAGATGCTGGCCAAAGAAGCTGTAGATGAAGGGGGGAGTTCAGATAAGAACATTGAAGAATTTGTAGTTTCACTTTTATGTGCTTGA
- the LOC122644007 gene encoding mogroside IE synthase-like yields MEKMKEEGAGDETHVLAFPIPAQGHINPLLQFCKRLASKRLKVTLALTLSTIKSAHNEVSNNVRVEGISDGFDEGGIKEAESPDAYFEHFEVVGSQSLAELIKKQESSSYPFKGLIYDSHIPWALEVAKRYGLVTASFFTQSCANDAIYYNAKKGFLSIPVEGPTVSLPGLPILEIHDLSSFIYNWGSYPTFLDAVLNQFKNVEKADCLLLNTFDKLEDEVLKWMSKIYPIKTIGPTVPSIYLDKQVEDDKDYGLSLFESSKETCMDWLNMREAGSVTYVSFGSMCELGEEQMEELALGLRNSNHYFLWVVRKSEENKLPKSLVAEDKYSEKGLVVAWCSQLEVLAHKAVGCFMTHCGWNSTIEAVSLGVPMIAMPQWTDQPMNAKFVVDVWEVGVRVKLDEKGIVRREEIEKCVKEVMDQGDRGEQIKRNAFRWKVLAKEAVDEGGSSDKNIEDFVVSLLCT; encoded by the exons atgGAGAAAATGAAGGAAGAGGGTGCAGGGGATGAAACCCATGTTTTAGCTTTCCCAATTCCAGCTCAAGGCCACATAAACCCATTGCTGCAATTCTGTAAGCGTTTAGCCTCCAAGAGACTCAAAGTTACCTTAGCTTTGACCCTCTCCACCATCAAGTCTGCACACAATGAAGTCAGCAATAATGTTAGAGTTGAAGGTATATCTGATGGCTTTGATGAAGGTGGCATTAAGGAAGCTGAAAGCCCAGATGCTTATTTTGAGCATTTTGAGGTCGTTGGTTCACAAAGCTTAGCCGAACTaatcaagaaacaagaaagCTCTAGTTACCCTTTCAAGGGTCTCATCTATGACTCTCATATACCTTGGGCACTAGAAGTAGCCAAGCGATATGGGTTGGTCACAGCTTCCTTCTTCACTCAGTCTTGTGCCAATGATGCCATCTACTACAATGCGAAGAAAGGGTTCTTGAGTATTCCTGTAGAAGGACCCACTGTCTCCCTACCTGGATTGCCAATACTAGAAATCCATGATCTCTCATCCTTCATCTATAACTGGGGTTCATATCCAACTTTCCTAGATGCTGTTTTGAACCAGTTCAAAAATGTTGAGAAAGCAGATTGTCTTCTCCTTAACACGTTTGACAAGTTGGAAGATGAG GTACTGAAATGGATGTCAAAGATATATCCAATCAAGACAATTGGACCAACTGTGCCATCAATTTATCTGGACAAACAGGTAGAAGATGACAAAGATTATGGTCTGAGTCTTTTTGAGTCAAGCAAGGAGACCTGCATGGATTGGTTAAATATGAGAGAAGCTGGATCTGTTACCTATGTATCCTTTGGGAGCATGTGTGAACTTGGAGAGGAGCAGATGGAGGAACTAGCATTGGGTTTGAGGAATAGCAATCATTATTTCTTGTGGGTAGTGAGGAAATCTGAGGAAAACAAGCTCCCTAAGAGTTTGGTTGCTGAGGATAAGTACTCAGAGAAAGGGTTGGTAGTAGCATGGTGTTCCCAATTGGAGGTGTTGGCTCACAAAGCAGTAGGATGTTTCATGACTCACTGTGGATGGAATTCGACAATCGAGGCTGTGAGTTTGGGGGTGCCAATGATCGCGATGCCACAATGGACAGATCAACCCATGAATGCAAAGTTTGTGGTGGATGTATGGGAAGTAGGAGTAAGAGTTAAATTGGATGAAAAGGGGATTGTTAGGAGGGAAGAGATAGAGAAATGTGTGAAGGAAGTTATGGATCAGGGAGATAGAGGAGAACAGATTAAGAGAAATGCTTTTAGATGGAAGGTGCTCGCCAAAGAGGCTGTAGATGAAGGGGGAAGTTCAGATAAGAACATTGAAGATTTTGTAGTTTCACTTTTATGTACTTGA